The following are encoded together in the Pseudoalteromonas ruthenica genome:
- the secD gene encoding protein translocase subunit SecD — MLNKFPLWKYLLVLVVLAVGVLYATPNIYGRDPAIQVTGTKGTDADLSALDTVNKILTDNKIETKSSKLADGQILVRFKNVEQQLKAQDILRDNLSEDYISAINMAPAQPQWLKAIGGNPMKLGLDLSGGVHFTMEVDMVTAMDNALNQMEQDFRSDLREEKLRYRTIRRVAGSDGVQVVMRSEQDKDAAERFLQDRYPGYLFVDDSNNDNGFIASMSEQRIKELRDYAIKQNETIIRNRINQIGVAEPNVQRQGAERIIVQLPGVQDTARAKEILGATATLEFREVDQDADPGLAMQGRTPPGTEMIMSREGRPVVLKKRVILEGSHITGAQSGMDEYQRPQVNIKLDSKGGAKMDAFTKRAIGKPMATVFIEYKPSGEVDENGKPLPPIKVEEVINVATIQARLGRSFRITGLDNPAEAHNLSLLLRAGALVAPIQIVEERTVGPSLGQENIEAGMTAVVLGFAFVLAFMLLYYKGFGLVANLALGANLVMIVGVMSMIPGAALTLPGIAGIVLTVGMAVDANVLIFERIREELADGRSPQQAIHFGYDSAFSTIFDANITTLIAAIILFAVGTGPIAGFAVTLAIGILTSMFTAIVGTRAVINLVVGGKRIEKLSI, encoded by the coding sequence GTGTTAAATAAGTTTCCCTTATGGAAATATTTACTCGTACTTGTTGTATTGGCAGTCGGGGTGCTTTATGCCACCCCGAACATCTATGGCCGCGATCCGGCCATTCAGGTTACCGGAACAAAGGGAACCGACGCCGATCTCAGTGCGCTAGATACAGTAAATAAAATCCTGACTGATAATAAAATTGAAACCAAGTCGAGCAAACTCGCCGATGGCCAGATCCTGGTCCGCTTCAAAAATGTCGAACAACAACTTAAAGCTCAGGACATTTTGCGCGACAACTTAAGTGAAGATTACATCTCTGCCATCAACATGGCGCCAGCTCAACCACAATGGTTAAAAGCCATTGGTGGTAACCCAATGAAGCTCGGTCTTGACTTAAGTGGTGGTGTGCATTTCACCATGGAAGTTGACATGGTGACGGCGATGGATAACGCTCTGAACCAGATGGAGCAGGATTTCCGCTCAGACTTACGCGAAGAAAAACTGCGTTATCGCACTATCCGCCGCGTAGCGGGGAGCGATGGCGTGCAAGTGGTGATGCGCAGTGAGCAAGACAAAGACGCTGCAGAGCGCTTCTTACAAGACCGCTACCCGGGTTACTTGTTTGTTGATGACAGCAACAACGACAATGGCTTTATTGCCTCTATGAGCGAGCAGCGTATTAAAGAGCTGCGTGATTATGCGATCAAGCAAAACGAAACCATTATTCGTAACCGGATTAACCAAATCGGTGTTGCTGAACCTAATGTTCAACGTCAAGGCGCAGAGCGCATTATCGTGCAATTACCCGGTGTACAAGACACTGCGCGTGCAAAAGAAATCTTAGGTGCTACGGCAACCCTAGAGTTTCGTGAGGTTGACCAAGATGCTGACCCAGGGTTGGCGATGCAAGGGCGGACACCGCCTGGTACTGAAATGATCATGAGCCGCGAAGGCCGTCCTGTGGTACTGAAAAAGCGGGTCATTCTGGAAGGTAGCCATATTACCGGTGCACAATCTGGTATGGATGAATATCAGCGTCCGCAGGTTAATATTAAGCTGGATTCTAAAGGCGGTGCCAAGATGGATGCCTTTACCAAGCGTGCCATAGGTAAACCGATGGCGACCGTGTTTATTGAATACAAGCCTTCCGGCGAAGTAGACGAAAACGGAAAGCCGCTTCCGCCTATCAAAGTGGAAGAAGTAATTAACGTAGCGACGATTCAAGCACGATTAGGACGTAGCTTCCGCATTACCGGTCTAGATAACCCTGCTGAAGCACATAACTTGAGCTTACTGCTACGTGCAGGTGCCCTCGTTGCACCGATTCAAATCGTGGAAGAGCGCACTGTGGGTCCAAGCTTAGGCCAAGAAAATATTGAAGCAGGTATGACCGCTGTGGTGCTCGGCTTCGCGTTTGTTTTAGCCTTTATGCTGCTTTATTACAAAGGCTTCGGCTTGGTTGCTAACCTAGCCTTGGGGGCTAACTTGGTGATGATTGTCGGAGTGATGTCGATGATCCCAGGTGCAGCGCTGACCTTACCTGGTATTGCTGGTATCGTCTTAACGGTTGGTATGGCAGTGGACGCAAACGTACTTATTTTCGAGCGTATCCGCGAAGAATTGGCTGATGGACGCAGTCCACAGCAGGCCATCCATTTCGGTTACGACAGTGCTTTCAGTACCATTTTTGATGCCAATATTACCACTTTAATCGCAGCGATTATTCTGTTTGCAGTGGGAACCGGACCAATAGCTGGCTTCGCGGTAACCCTGGCAATAGGTATCTTAACTTCAATGTTTACTGCCATTGTTGGTACCCGTGCGGTTATCAACTTAGTTGTTGGTGGTAAGCGCATTGAAAAGCTATCGATATAG
- the yajC gene encoding preprotein translocase subunit YajC encodes MSLFIANAHASTAGAAPAGGGYEMLIMLAIFGLVFYFLIYRPQAKRVKEHKNLMSALAKGDEVLTQGGMVGKITKVSEDKDFVLISLNDQTEVTVQKSAISAVLPKGTMKSL; translated from the coding sequence ATGAGTTTATTTATTGCAAACGCACATGCAAGCACAGCGGGCGCCGCACCAGCTGGTGGTGGCTATGAAATGCTAATTATGCTGGCCATTTTCGGTTTGGTTTTTTACTTTCTTATCTACCGCCCGCAAGCTAAGCGAGTAAAAGAGCACAAAAACCTAATGAGCGCTTTAGCCAAAGGTGATGAAGTGCTTACTCAAGGCGGCATGGTTGGTAAGATCACTAAGGTGTCTGAAGATAAAGACTTTGTGCTTATCTCGCTGAACGACCAAACCGAAGTAACAGTGCAGAAGTCTGCGATTAGCGCAGTACTACCCAAAGGCACAATGAAGTCGCTATAA
- the tgt gene encoding tRNA guanosine(34) transglycosylase Tgt → MKFELDTTDGKARRGRLIFERGVVETPAFMPVGTYGTVKGMTPDELKDTGAHICLGNTFHLMLRPGTEIIKQHGDLHDFMAWDKPILTDSGGFQVFSLGAMRKITEEGVMFRSPVNGEKIMLSPEKAMQVQCDLGSDIVMIFDECTPYPATEKQAKDSMELSLRWAKRSKQAHGDNPSALFGIIQGGMYPELRAQSQAGLEEIDFDGYALGGLSVGEPKEDMINILDHCAYKMPEQKPRYLMGVGKPEDIVEAVRRGIDMFDCVMPTRNARNGHLFVTGGVVKIRNAVHKTDTAPLDSECDCHTCKNYSRAYLHHLDKCNEILGARLNTIHNLRYYQRLMEGLREAIASGKLDAFVADFYARRNTAVPELAETE, encoded by the coding sequence ATGAAATTTGAACTAGATACAACCGACGGCAAAGCACGCCGTGGGCGCTTAATTTTCGAACGCGGTGTCGTTGAAACCCCCGCATTTATGCCGGTAGGTACCTATGGCACAGTAAAAGGGATGACCCCAGACGAGCTTAAAGATACGGGGGCGCACATTTGCTTGGGAAATACTTTCCACCTCATGCTACGTCCGGGCACCGAGATTATTAAACAACACGGTGACCTCCATGACTTCATGGCATGGGACAAGCCGATTTTGACAGACTCCGGTGGTTTTCAGGTATTCAGTCTCGGCGCCATGCGTAAAATAACGGAAGAAGGCGTCATGTTCCGCTCTCCCGTTAACGGTGAGAAAATAATGCTGAGCCCTGAAAAAGCGATGCAAGTGCAGTGTGATCTAGGCTCTGACATTGTCATGATTTTTGACGAATGTACGCCTTACCCAGCAACAGAGAAGCAAGCAAAAGACTCTATGGAATTATCACTGCGCTGGGCAAAACGTTCAAAACAAGCGCACGGTGATAACCCGTCAGCGCTGTTTGGTATTATCCAAGGTGGTATGTACCCAGAGCTGCGAGCACAATCGCAAGCAGGGCTGGAAGAAATTGATTTTGATGGCTATGCCCTCGGTGGACTTTCTGTAGGTGAGCCTAAAGAAGACATGATCAACATTCTCGACCATTGCGCTTACAAAATGCCAGAGCAAAAGCCGCGTTATTTAATGGGCGTCGGCAAGCCTGAAGATATCGTTGAAGCGGTACGTCGTGGTATTGATATGTTTGACTGCGTGATGCCGACACGAAACGCACGTAATGGTCATTTATTTGTTACCGGTGGGGTGGTTAAAATCCGTAACGCCGTGCACAAGACCGACACCGCGCCGCTGGACAGTGAATGTGATTGCCACACCTGTAAGAACTACTCACGCGCTTATTTGCATCACTTGGATAAGTGTAATGAGATTCTCGGTGCGCGTTTGAACACCATTCATAACTTGCGCTACTACCAACGTTTAATGGAAGGATTGCGTGAGGCAATTGCCAGCGGCAAGCTTGACGCTTTTGTAGCAGACTTTTATGCTCGCCGTAATACTGCGGTTCCAGAGCTCGCAGAAACAGAATAA
- the queA gene encoding tRNA preQ1(34) S-adenosylmethionine ribosyltransferase-isomerase QueA, producing the protein MRVADFSFELPEELIARFPQKERSQSRLLKVEGNSGNTTHHIFKDIIDFIEPGDLLVFNNTKVIPARMHGQKRSGGKVEVLVERVLDDKRVLAHVRANKSPKPGTVMVLEGQAQMEMIGRQGELFELELKGDMSVLDTLEQIGHMPLPPYIDRPDTDEDKQRYQTVYGEKPGAVAAPTAGLHFDEPLMAALKDKGVAMAFVTLHVGAGTFQPVRVDSVQEHHMHSEYIDVPQDVVDAIAKTKAQGGRVIAVGTTSVRSLESAAKIGGGELISYVGDTDIFIYPGYQFNVVDAMITNFHLPESTLIMLVSAFSGQEHIMSAYQEAIKERYRFFSYGDAMFLTRQDKD; encoded by the coding sequence ATGCGCGTGGCCGATTTTAGTTTTGAGCTACCTGAAGAATTGATCGCTCGATTTCCGCAAAAGGAACGTAGCCAAAGTCGCCTGTTAAAAGTAGAGGGTAACAGCGGTAATACCACCCACCATATTTTCAAGGACATCATTGACTTCATCGAGCCTGGTGATCTGTTGGTGTTTAATAACACCAAAGTGATCCCTGCCCGTATGCATGGACAAAAGCGCTCTGGTGGCAAGGTGGAAGTGCTTGTAGAAAGAGTGCTTGATGATAAGCGTGTGCTGGCGCATGTGAGAGCCAATAAGTCACCTAAACCGGGAACGGTGATGGTTCTTGAAGGGCAAGCGCAGATGGAAATGATTGGCCGTCAAGGCGAGCTGTTCGAGCTTGAGCTCAAAGGTGATATGTCAGTGTTAGACACCCTTGAGCAGATTGGCCATATGCCTTTGCCTCCGTATATCGACCGCCCTGATACTGATGAAGATAAGCAGCGTTATCAAACTGTGTATGGTGAAAAACCCGGTGCAGTTGCCGCACCAACAGCCGGATTACATTTTGATGAGCCGTTAATGGCTGCGTTAAAGGACAAAGGCGTTGCTATGGCGTTTGTGACCCTACACGTTGGTGCAGGGACGTTTCAGCCGGTGCGGGTAGACAGCGTTCAAGAGCATCATATGCACTCAGAATACATTGATGTACCACAAGATGTTGTTGATGCCATTGCGAAAACTAAAGCCCAAGGCGGGCGGGTTATTGCCGTGGGCACAACCTCGGTGCGCTCTTTGGAATCGGCAGCAAAAATCGGTGGCGGTGAGCTCATTAGTTATGTTGGCGATACCGATATCTTTATCTACCCTGGGTATCAGTTCAATGTCGTCGATGCCATGATCACAAACTTCCACTTACCGGAGTCCACATTAATTATGCTGGTCAGCGCATTCTCTGGGCAGGAGCATATTATGTCGGCCTATCAAGAGGCTATCAAAGAGCGTTATCGTTTCTTTAGTTATGGCGATGCGATGTTTTTAACCCGCCAAGATAAAGACTAA
- a CDS encoding two-component system response regulator has product MATPLSLMIVNASAVERSIIKRTLGRLDIFSVLEFADSQEALQVLKERAVSLVITGLDVGTIDGWRFSRMIRSGLLKTPKHTPIVLTPPFYCERIAETTARSYGIDAVVPIERQDLLPQTLANVLSTQLDKSSRLGLLLLEADSTKAKAMSEALALNFAVEVCSSVRQALSTYLQGRYAIVLLDASIANAETANELVQSILSHNASQAIVTIIDSHDADYAERLLLSGVTDFIRRPYNDALLMKVCDHAARREDFIASYSEFEKKVAQLSQSQSRYKELYSAHQRILMHLNTIVMELDEQGCIRFINPAWEANTGYGLKQSIGKPLTNYALAHDQARLQQVLSAVAQGEQQRRKIEVQLVTQQGNSAWFECRFQHVNEANAGAVITASIDNIEERKQAELQLQHLALHDTLTGLHNRYYFDQQLSQLCRQTRADDEHALIYIDLDHFKIINDSKGHQEGDVVLKEVANLFQEHIGDSHLVFRIGGDEFAILLRDTPFLDAHMVAEGVCMAIDSYQFHCQEQLYSISCSIGITQISAQNNDASECLKQADIALYIAKSQGRNLVHCYDARDSQSNAMQSGLEWGHNVRSALQQNNIELHYQAVWDIKRSRIAYYEALLRLVVDDELIYPNQFIPALEMLNDSYLMDQCVVRRAISDLSENPQLQRVAINLSAQSFLDERLLPHIRAMLNDYHVDPKRVIFEITESASIDNLSATRDMICALNELGCDFSIDDFGTGFSTFDYLKRLPAQHVKIDGSFVRDMQHDPIDYALVKAINDISRSLKKHSVAEYVENKEIYNLLKEIGVDYAQGYFIAKPAPIASLQNNQKIISAKTSS; this is encoded by the coding sequence ATGGCTACGCCGTTGAGCCTCATGATAGTCAATGCCAGTGCAGTTGAGCGCAGCATCATTAAACGTACTTTGGGGCGTCTCGATATTTTCTCTGTGCTTGAGTTCGCAGACTCCCAAGAAGCATTGCAGGTGCTGAAAGAACGCGCGGTAAGCTTAGTGATTACCGGACTGGATGTAGGCACCATTGATGGCTGGCGCTTTTCACGAATGATTCGCTCCGGATTGCTGAAAACCCCTAAACACACCCCGATTGTACTGACTCCCCCTTTTTATTGTGAACGTATCGCCGAAACCACAGCTCGCAGCTATGGTATTGATGCGGTTGTGCCCATTGAGCGCCAAGATTTACTACCGCAAACACTGGCCAATGTTCTGTCCACGCAACTAGATAAAAGCAGTCGTTTAGGCCTGCTGTTACTCGAAGCCGATAGCACCAAAGCAAAAGCGATGAGTGAGGCCTTAGCGTTAAACTTTGCCGTTGAAGTATGCAGCTCTGTGCGCCAAGCCTTAAGCACGTATTTGCAAGGGCGTTACGCCATCGTATTGCTAGATGCCAGTATTGCCAATGCCGAGACTGCTAACGAGTTGGTTCAAAGTATTCTCTCTCATAATGCCAGCCAAGCGATTGTCACTATTATAGATAGCCACGACGCTGACTATGCTGAGCGTTTATTGTTGAGCGGCGTCACCGACTTTATTCGTCGCCCTTACAATGACGCACTACTAATGAAAGTGTGTGACCACGCCGCGCGTCGTGAAGACTTTATAGCCAGCTACAGCGAGTTTGAGAAGAAAGTGGCGCAGCTAAGCCAAAGTCAATCACGCTATAAAGAGCTCTATTCAGCGCACCAACGCATTCTTATGCATCTCAATACCATCGTTATGGAGCTCGACGAGCAAGGCTGCATCCGCTTTATTAACCCAGCCTGGGAAGCAAATACCGGGTATGGTTTAAAGCAAAGTATTGGCAAGCCGCTTACCAACTACGCGTTAGCGCATGACCAAGCAAGGCTCCAGCAAGTATTGAGCGCTGTTGCTCAGGGTGAGCAGCAGCGGCGCAAGATAGAAGTGCAACTGGTTACACAACAAGGCAATAGCGCTTGGTTTGAATGCCGTTTCCAGCATGTTAATGAAGCCAATGCTGGCGCGGTGATCACCGCTTCCATCGACAATATTGAAGAGCGCAAGCAGGCGGAGTTACAGTTACAGCACTTAGCATTACACGATACCCTTACAGGGCTTCACAACCGCTATTATTTTGACCAACAACTCTCTCAGTTGTGTCGCCAAACCCGTGCTGATGATGAGCACGCGTTGATTTACATCGACCTTGACCACTTCAAAATTATTAACGACAGCAAGGGCCACCAAGAAGGTGACGTTGTTCTTAAAGAGGTCGCCAACTTATTCCAAGAGCATATCGGCGATAGCCATTTAGTCTTTCGCATCGGCGGCGATGAGTTCGCTATTTTACTTAGAGACACCCCATTTTTAGACGCTCATATGGTGGCTGAAGGGGTATGTATGGCCATTGATAGCTACCAGTTCCATTGCCAAGAGCAGCTCTACTCTATTAGTTGCTCAATCGGCATCACACAAATATCGGCACAGAACAACGATGCTAGCGAATGCCTTAAGCAGGCTGATATCGCACTGTATATTGCCAAAAGTCAGGGCCGTAATTTAGTGCATTGCTATGATGCTCGTGACTCGCAAAGTAATGCGATGCAAAGTGGCTTGGAATGGGGTCACAATGTGCGCTCGGCACTGCAGCAAAACAACATCGAGTTACACTATCAGGCCGTGTGGGACATTAAGCGCTCGCGTATTGCTTATTATGAGGCCCTATTAAGGCTGGTTGTTGATGACGAGCTTATCTACCCGAACCAATTTATCCCAGCCCTTGAAATGCTCAATGACAGCTACTTGATGGACCAATGTGTAGTTCGCCGAGCGATTAGCGATCTCAGTGAAAACCCGCAGTTACAGCGTGTTGCCATCAACCTCTCGGCGCAATCGTTTTTAGATGAGCGTTTATTGCCACATATCCGCGCCATGCTCAATGACTATCACGTCGATCCCAAGCGCGTTATTTTTGAAATTACCGAAAGTGCCAGCATTGATAACCTGAGTGCAACCCGAGACATGATCTGCGCGCTTAACGAGCTTGGCTGTGACTTTTCCATTGATGATTTTGGTACTGGATTTAGTACCTTTGACTATCTCAAGCGCTTGCCAGCGCAGCATGTCAAAATTGACGGCTCATTCGTGCGCGATATGCAACATGACCCCATAGACTATGCGTTGGTTAAGGCCATCAACGATATTTCACGCTCGCTGAAAAAGCATTCAGTAGCGGAATACGTTGAAAACAAAGAAATTTATAACCTACTTAAAGAAATTGGTGTCGATTACGCTCAAGGCTACTTTATTGCCAAACCCGCCCCGATAGCGTCACTGCAAAACAATCAAAAAATAATCTCTGCAAAAACATCTAGCTAA
- a CDS encoding hydrogen peroxide-inducible genes activator codes for MTNLPSIKQLQYLIAVHQHQHFGRAASACYIGQSTLSSAIQNLEENLGVQLIERENRSLMFTSIGEEVVAKAKQIINDTMSVKELTRSHLHPLSGTLTLGVIPTIASFVAAPLYCYCKETFKDLDLVLVEDTSDNLLDKLEHGHIDIALLALPYETGRFHTQILAKDKFYLVKHKDYPIDESVDYNALPEHSVFLLEREHCMTGHALSACNLERASCINPFEAANLHTLLSMVEYKLGVTFLPQMAINAGILDAKPLVATSSGADAHRDVGLIWRKTTGRIGDFRLFSDKVGEFLRTCSTVGSEEP; via the coding sequence ATGACCAACCTGCCTAGTATCAAGCAACTACAATATTTAATCGCAGTTCATCAGCATCAACATTTTGGTCGCGCAGCTAGCGCCTGTTATATCGGCCAGTCGACTTTGAGTAGCGCGATTCAAAACCTTGAAGAAAATCTTGGCGTGCAACTTATTGAGCGTGAAAACCGCAGTTTAATGTTCACCAGCATTGGCGAAGAGGTGGTAGCGAAGGCCAAGCAAATAATTAACGACACCATGAGTGTGAAAGAGCTGACCCGCAGCCATCTGCACCCGCTTAGCGGTACGCTAACGCTTGGCGTTATTCCGACTATTGCTAGCTTTGTCGCTGCGCCACTTTATTGCTACTGCAAAGAAACGTTTAAAGACTTAGATTTAGTGCTGGTAGAAGACACCAGTGATAACCTACTCGATAAGTTAGAGCATGGCCATATCGATATCGCGCTGCTAGCACTGCCTTATGAAACTGGACGCTTTCACACGCAGATATTGGCAAAAGACAAGTTCTACCTCGTGAAACACAAAGACTATCCCATTGATGAGTCGGTGGATTACAACGCGCTTCCAGAGCACAGCGTATTCCTCCTTGAACGTGAGCACTGTATGACCGGGCATGCGCTCAGTGCGTGTAATTTGGAGCGAGCGAGTTGCATCAACCCATTCGAAGCCGCGAATTTACACACCTTGCTGTCGATGGTGGAATATAAGTTGGGCGTTACATTTTTACCACAAATGGCGATTAACGCGGGCATACTTGATGCCAAGCCGCTGGTGGCTACCAGCTCCGGCGCTGATGCACATCGCGATGTTGGTTTAATTTGGCGCAAGACCACAGGAAGAATCGGTGACTTCCGGCTATTCAGCGATAAAGTCGGTGAGTTCCTGCGTACTTGCAGCACGGTGGGCAGTGAAGAGCCTTAA
- a CDS encoding inorganic phosphate transporter — protein MDIISSYGTVLVLVAAAVGFFMAYGIGANDVANAMGTSVGSKALTIKQAIIIAMIFEFAGAYLAGGEVTSTIRKGIIDAAPFADIPELMVLGMISALFAAGSWLLIASFLGWPVSTTHSIIGAIIGFALVAVGSEAIQWTKVAGIVGSWVVTPALSGFIAYLIFMSAQKLIFDTNNPLDNAKRYVPIYMGLAGFVMSLVTIKKGLKHIGINLGTVEGYALSVAIAVLIGIIGMLAIKRLKMDPKADKAMQFNNVEKVFAVLMVLTACCMAFAHGSNDVANAIGPLAAVVNIVENNGELAKKAALAWWILPLGGLGIVMGLAILGKKVIKTIGEGITHLTPSRGFAAELAAASTVVIASDTGLPISTTQTLVGAVLGVGMARGIAALNMSVIRNIVVSWVITLPVGAALAIVIFYILRTVFGV, from the coding sequence ATGGATATTATTTCGTCCTACGGTACCGTGCTGGTGTTGGTTGCCGCTGCGGTAGGTTTCTTCATGGCTTATGGCATCGGTGCCAATGACGTAGCCAATGCAATGGGTACGTCAGTGGGCTCTAAAGCACTGACCATTAAACAAGCGATTATCATTGCGATGATCTTCGAATTCGCTGGCGCATATTTAGCCGGTGGTGAGGTTACATCGACCATACGTAAAGGCATTATTGACGCCGCTCCGTTTGCTGATATCCCCGAACTGATGGTGTTGGGCATGATTTCAGCATTATTCGCGGCCGGTAGCTGGTTATTAATTGCGTCCTTTTTAGGCTGGCCTGTTTCCACAACACACTCTATTATCGGCGCTATTATTGGTTTTGCTCTCGTTGCTGTAGGTAGCGAAGCGATTCAATGGACCAAGGTTGCGGGGATTGTGGGTAGCTGGGTGGTGACGCCTGCGCTATCAGGCTTCATTGCTTACCTTATCTTTATGAGCGCGCAAAAGCTTATTTTTGATACCAATAACCCACTGGATAATGCTAAACGCTACGTACCTATCTATATGGGTTTGGCTGGTTTTGTCATGTCCTTGGTGACTATCAAAAAAGGCTTAAAGCACATTGGTATCAACCTAGGAACGGTTGAAGGGTATGCCTTGTCGGTAGCTATTGCTGTGCTTATCGGCATTATTGGTATGCTTGCCATTAAACGCCTAAAAATGGACCCTAAAGCCGATAAGGCAATGCAGTTTAACAACGTTGAGAAAGTGTTTGCCGTACTGATGGTACTGACCGCTTGTTGTATGGCTTTTGCACACGGTTCGAACGATGTTGCCAACGCCATAGGCCCACTTGCTGCCGTTGTAAATATCGTTGAAAATAACGGTGAGCTTGCGAAAAAAGCAGCACTTGCATGGTGGATTCTTCCTTTAGGTGGCTTAGGTATCGTAATGGGTCTTGCTATCTTAGGTAAGAAAGTGATTAAAACCATTGGTGAAGGAATTACGCACTTAACGCCAAGCCGAGGCTTTGCAGCTGAGCTTGCAGCCGCATCAACAGTAGTTATTGCCTCTGATACTGGCTTGCCAATTTCGACCACGCAAACACTAGTCGGTGCCGTTTTGGGTGTGGGTATGGCACGCGGCATTGCTGCACTGAATATGAGTGTGATCAGAAACATTGTGGTTTCTTGGGTAATAACATTGCCTGTTGGTGCTGCTCTTGCTATTGTAATCTTCTACATATTAAGAACAGTATTCGGCGTATAA
- a CDS encoding TIGR00153 family protein has product MPSNAFLGVFAKSPIKPIEDHIKKVHKASALLIPFFEHVFESQWQEAEELRLKIRSIEREADDLKREIRLNLPRGLFLPVERTDLLELITHQDKIANKAKDIAGRVIGREMAIPKTIQSDFLQYLSRCVDATKQASKAINELDELLETGFRGREVTLVEKMLAELDAIEQDTDDMQIKLRQELRRIEDTLNPVDVMFLYKIIEWVGDLADIAERVGSRLEVLLAR; this is encoded by the coding sequence ATGCCTAGTAATGCGTTTTTAGGGGTTTTTGCAAAATCACCTATTAAACCAATTGAAGATCATATTAAAAAAGTGCACAAAGCAAGTGCGCTACTCATTCCCTTTTTTGAGCATGTATTTGAGTCTCAATGGCAAGAAGCGGAAGAGTTACGTCTTAAAATACGCTCCATAGAGCGTGAGGCCGATGATCTTAAACGTGAGATTAGACTTAATCTTCCACGTGGACTGTTCCTTCCAGTTGAGCGCACCGATTTGCTCGAACTGATCACCCACCAAGACAAGATAGCCAATAAAGCTAAAGACATAGCTGGACGCGTTATTGGCCGTGAGATGGCAATCCCAAAAACCATCCAAAGCGACTTCTTACAGTATCTATCACGCTGTGTGGACGCCACCAAGCAAGCATCAAAAGCTATTAATGAGCTAGATGAATTACTTGAAACAGGCTTCCGTGGTCGTGAAGTAACCCTGGTTGAGAAAATGCTCGCCGAACTTGATGCGATTGAGCAAGACACAGACGATATGCAAATTAAGCTACGTCAAGAATTGCGTCGCATTGAAGATACACTAAACCCTGTTGATGTCATGTTCTTGTACAAGATCATCGAGTGGGTGGGCGATTTAGCCGATATTGCTGAGCGCGTTGGTTCGCGTTTAGAAGTATTGCTAGCTCGTTAA
- the phoU gene encoding phosphate signaling complex protein PhoU, whose product MEHNINKHISGKFNEELESVRNHVLSMGGLVEQQLNSALDAVSKNDAELAKKVKANDYRVNAMEVNIDEECTRIIAKRQPAASDLRLVVAIAKTIADLERIGDEAERIAKVALDSFTKDQQGLLNNIENMGRLVSIMLHDVLDAFARMDAQKAFEVHKADEKVDREYEALTRQIMTYMMEDPRSIPKVMDLIWSVRSLERIGDRCQNISEYVIYFVNGKDIRHISQEDIAKTL is encoded by the coding sequence ATGGAACACAATATAAACAAACACATTTCCGGCAAGTTTAATGAAGAGCTAGAGAGTGTGCGTAACCATGTACTGAGCATGGGTGGGTTAGTTGAGCAACAACTAAACAGTGCCCTTGATGCAGTCAGTAAAAACGATGCTGAGTTGGCAAAAAAGGTTAAAGCTAATGACTACCGCGTGAATGCCATGGAAGTGAACATTGACGAGGAGTGCACGCGCATCATCGCTAAACGCCAACCAGCGGCCAGTGATTTACGTTTAGTTGTTGCCATTGCCAAAACTATTGCTGATTTAGAGCGTATTGGTGATGAGGCTGAGCGCATTGCCAAAGTAGCATTAGACTCTTTCACTAAAGATCAGCAAGGGTTGCTCAATAACATTGAAAATATGGGTCGCTTAGTGTCAATCATGTTACATGACGTATTGGATGCGTTTGCCCGTATGGACGCGCAGAAGGCCTTTGAAGTGCACAAAGCGGATGAAAAAGTGGACCGTGAGTATGAAGCACTCACCCGCCAAATCATGACTTATATGATGGAGGATCCGCGTTCAATTCCCAAGGTAATGGACTTAATTTGGTCGGTACGTTCTTTGGAGCGCATTGGCGACCGTTGTCAGAATATTTCCGAATATGTGATTTATTTCGTCAACGGCAAGGATATTCGCCATATCTCCCAAGAAGATATCGCTAAGACACTGTAA